A genomic window from Silene latifolia isolate original U9 population chromosome 11, ASM4854445v1, whole genome shotgun sequence includes:
- the LOC141612943 gene encoding putative F-box/FBD/LRR-repeat protein At5g25850, with protein MEQHHRWSSLPDDIVFKIISHLDLPIDFVITISTSIFSINELYTSNRTAYNVYEPYCWTVFDNLFTLFTTPLIDTFYLNLRASFYEQPLCCPIIDTWARRLSSCNIRHFTVNNFGGFGLCDLVFPPRIFQMHSLVSLKLYFYFKEISWSDKLSMILLPNLKKLILVSSNDGLLEELISRCPSLEDLTLSLIRLRRDPQKNSISITSKKLKRLYINQRYRSSSIFKVILDAPILEHYRYVVGSILSMQMLDSILNVKSLALLRTEDYCPLKFYNSPKKTVFPNLSHLTLSLPFEVYQKIFDEQFLCCPNLKVLKLHLSGHTNMILNEDVKFVLVEQVKRLEMYMNDYRFSKQTVNLVTWLLRSAKVLEKLVLSSHGPFYYDKSAKS; from the coding sequence ATGGAACAACACCATAGATGGAGCTCCCTTCCGGACGACATCGTCTTCAAAATTATCTCCCACCTTGACCTTCCTATAGATTTCgtcataaccatttcaacatcTATTTTCAGCATCAACGAGCTATACACAAGTAACCGAACTGCATACAACGTTTATGAGCCTTATTGCTGGACAGTCTTCGATAACCTCTTCACCTTATTCACCACACCCCTAATCGACACTTTTTATCTTAATCTTCGCGCTAGCTTCTATGAACAGCCTCTTTGTTGCCCTATCATCGATACATGGGCTCGTCGACTAAGTTCCTGTAATATCCGACACTTCACGGTCAATAATTTCGGTGGTTTTGGATTATGTGATCTGGTGTTTCCACCACGCATTTTTCAAATGCATTCGTTGGTGtcacttaaattatatttctATTTCAAAGAGATTTCTTGGAGTGATAAACTTTCCATGATTCTTCTTCCGAACCTCAAGAAACTTATTCTAGTTTCGTCGAATGATGGACTTCTGGAAGAGTTAATAAGTCGTTGTCCGTCACTTGAAGACTTAACCTTGTCCCTTATTCGTCTTAGACGTGATCCTCAGAAAAATTCGATATCAATCACAAGCAAGAAATTAAAGCGATTATATATTAATCAACGTTATAGGTCGTCGTCTATCTTTAAGGTTATTCTCGATGCTCCAATATTAGAGCATTATAGATATGTTGTTGGTTCCATATTATCGATGCAGATGTTGGATTCGATTTTGAATGTCAAGTCGCTTGCACTACTCCGTACCGAAGATTATTGTCCCCTGAAGTTTTACAATAGTCCTAAGAAGACCGTCTTCCCAAATTTGAGTCATCTTACATTATCTTTGCCTTTTGAAGTATATCAAAAAATATTTGACGAACAATTTCTCTGTTGTCCCAATTTGAAGGTTCTTAAGTTACATCTTTCTGGCCATACGAACATGATTTTGAATGAAGATGTGAAATTCGTGCTAGTTGAACAAGTGAAACGCTTAGAGATGTATATGAATGACTACCGATTTAGCAAACAAACGGTGAATCTAGTGACATGGTTGCTAAGAAGTGCCAAGGTTTTGGAGAAGCTTGTTTTAAGTTCACATGGCCCCTTTTATTATGATAAGTCGGCAAAATCTTAA